A single region of the Plantactinospora soyae genome encodes:
- a CDS encoding DUF1345 domain-containing protein produces MSSQGGQPRRPRREPPRASVQAAVFTTIGVLVGVPVTLLLSPVLGPLIGWDAAAVTYLVWAWRVLWPRTWQETAALAVREDPSRPVRDAVLLTAGLASLLAIGILLATDQSVRGLDQDVHIGLGIVSVLLSWTVVHTVFTARYAVLYYTGDDGGIMFHETEPPRYTDFAYLSFTIGMTFQVADTALTSKPMRAEVLRHALLSYLFGAVIIAATINLLAGLAA; encoded by the coding sequence GTGAGTTCCCAGGGCGGGCAGCCACGCCGGCCCCGGCGCGAGCCGCCCAGGGCCTCCGTCCAGGCGGCCGTCTTCACCACCATCGGGGTGCTGGTCGGTGTCCCGGTGACGCTGCTGCTCTCGCCGGTGCTGGGACCACTGATCGGCTGGGACGCGGCGGCAGTCACCTACCTGGTCTGGGCCTGGCGGGTGCTGTGGCCCCGGACCTGGCAGGAGACGGCGGCACTGGCCGTACGGGAGGACCCGAGCCGCCCCGTCCGGGACGCGGTGCTGCTGACCGCTGGCCTGGCCAGCCTGCTGGCGATCGGCATCCTGCTCGCCACCGACCAGTCGGTACGGGGTCTCGACCAGGACGTGCACATCGGACTGGGCATCGTCAGCGTGCTGCTGTCCTGGACGGTGGTGCACACGGTCTTCACCGCCCGGTACGCCGTGCTCTACTACACCGGCGACGACGGGGGCATCATGTTCCACGAGACGGAGCCGCCCCGGTACACCGACTTCGCGTACCTGTCGTTCACGATCGGGATGACCTTCCAGGTCGCCGACACCGCTCTCACCTCGAAGCCGATGCGGGCGGAGGTGCTGCGGCACGCGCTGCTGTCGTACCTCTTCGGCGCGGTCATCATCGCGGCGACCATCAACCTGTTGGCCGGACTGGCCGCGTAG
- a CDS encoding DUF2795 domain-containing protein: MVTNADVLRYLESMDFPAPKEDIVREAERAGAPREVLQALRGMPPVDYHNTEEVARSAATDLAPDASPAELAAKARNRTHQRVARHMRQL; encoded by the coding sequence ATGGTGACCAACGCGGACGTACTGCGGTACCTGGAGTCGATGGACTTCCCGGCCCCCAAGGAGGACATCGTCCGGGAGGCCGAACGCGCGGGAGCGCCGCGCGAGGTGCTCCAGGCGCTGCGCGGAATGCCGCCGGTGGACTATCACAACACCGAGGAGGTGGCCCGGTCGGCCGCGACCGACCTGGCCCCGGACGCCAGTCCCGCGGAGCTGGCGGCGAAGGCGCGCAACCGTACCCATCAGCGGGTCGCCCGGCACATGCGTCAGCTCTGA